The window TACCTTGCGGTTTAGTACTCCATACCTTTACTAATCTTAAGGATTGTTTTATCCATTTGAAGAAAAGCTCTATTAGCCACCTATTCCTATAGATTTCAGCGATTGACTCTGAACTCAGGTCCCATCTGTTTGTGGCAACCTTGTAGAAGTTTCCTTCTTCATCAACGTATTCAACAATACGAATCGGTTCCATTTTACCTCTTTCGCCTAATACAACTTTTGCATCTCTTTGGACAGCTAAACCTTTTGGAACCTCGTATTCCTCTAATACTTTTTCAACAACTTTATCTTTCTTGATACGGATAACAAATTTAATATTACTTTTTATCCACTCGTTCATTCGAAAGAAATCCATGTAACCACGGTCCATTACATATGTAGCGTCTGAGACTTCTATTAGTACATCTCCACCTTCATGGTCTTGAACTTTTCCATTAGATGGAACGATGTTATCTGGATAGTTAACATCTGGGGACGCTACAATTAATCGAGTATGCATTTTTACAACTGTCCAGCCTTTTGTAACGTGTGCCCACTCCGATAAAATGGCAGGAAGCTTAATGTGTGTTGAATCAACGATTCTAAGTCTTCCTATTTTAGCAGGCAGGCCTGTCATACTCTTTGTATGGTAAATAAGTTCCCCAACCAGCTTTAAGAAGAGTTTTTGTAGAATGGTAGTATCGAGTTCATTAATTCTTCTACTTAATTGTGAACTACTTATACTATCAACATCTATATAATCCATAAGATCTTTATTAGCTCTCATTTTTATAGAGAACTCATTATATGAGCTCCATTTATCGAGTTGTGCAGTAACGAAAATTTTTATTAGCGCTTCCGTAGTTAATTTCTTATTATGATAGTTGAATAGTGGACATGAAAGATTTTCTGTCGGTAACAATGACAAGCATTGACGCAGTAATGTTTCTTGAGTTAACATATTCATATGCTTGGAGCTCCTTTTGTAGAAAGTTTGTTTTCGGGAACAAACATCTAACGTTTCTACAATAGGAGCTTTTTTTATTTTTGTCTATTAAAAAATACTACTTTATCTTACCCTCTTACAATTTTTGTATGTTGTGCAACGCTAGTGGGTCAGGTACCTTGTCCAACGAATAAAACCCCTTAATCGAATAAACTTATATATTGATATAAGTCTCATTAAACTATAGGTCAAAATATTATTAGTACACAAGGGTACAAATGATGCCTCTAGTGTCTAAGTAAAGTACTAATTATGATATCCCTTCGTTCTTTTTAATGAAAATAAAAACCTCTAAAATTCTTTATAAAAAACAAAATAATAAGAGAATCGAAGAATACAAAAGATTTCCGTAGCATGTAGTTCATTATAACGAAAAAATAACCGTATTTAATAGTTTACCTCAACTAATCTATGCAATAAACTAAAATTGAATATTCTTAATAATGAACGATTAGTTTTGTGAGTACGGTGAAATTAGGACTAGTTAGAGAAAGCGCATTTAATAGTAGCAAAAAATGAATTAGCTAGATATTACATACATACAATTAAAAACAAACGGCTATGACTTACTAACCCCTTAGTAGAAGCGAGGAAGAGACTTATGATAAAGAAACTATTATTTATGAGTTCGTATATGGTGTTAATCTTCGCCATGAGCATACAGCACATTAACGCCTCTTCTGCAAAGGGAGTAAGAGAGATCGATATAATGCTTACGCCAGAGAGAGTTGTTTAAGCTTGAAAATATTAAACCTGGTGATTGGGCAAAAAGAGAGTTGCTCATTATAAAAAGCGGTTCGAAAGATTTTAATTATTTTGCATCAGCTTCATTAACTACTGGGTCAAGATAATTGTATGAAGTGGCTGGAGTTGACGTTAAAGCGGAAGAGAAAATTCTGTATGATGGAATGTTAAGTAAGTTTAATAAAATAGATGCTAGAATGATTTCTATTTCAGGAGAAGAAAAGCTAACCTTTACTATTTTGTTTCCAAAAGAAGCTGGGAATGAATTTCAAGGAGTAGCAGCAGAGGTGGAATTTATGTTTTATGCGGAAGGAGCATTAGGTGGAATTATTCCTGTAGATGGCGGGGTCAAACTACCTGTAACCGCAACAGATATATAACCTTCTATTAATTGGTGTAACACTTGTTATAGTAGGAGCGGCATACTTTATTTCGTAAGAAGAAGAGTAATGCAAGAAGCTTAAGTACCTGAACCTTGTGATGAATAGTTACAAGGTTAAATTACAACTAAGGTGTTCTTTATTAAAAACAAACAGTTCTTATTAAAGTACAATTTAATAAAAGGGGATGTAATAATGTACATGAAAACTTGCCAAAGATGTAAGAAGATTGCTTATGGAAGTTGTGAGTTTATTAGTTGGTCATGCCCGAGTTGTTCAGAAGATCTAACAGGTGGAAAAGCATTTGTAGCAACATCCTTTAAAGAACAGGATGTTGATATGAGAAAGAAAAGAATGAAGATCTATTTAACTCGATGCACGATAGATAAAGTTGTTTAACATACATAATAAAAGCGCACTTGCCATCGCAAGAGCGCTTTATTTTTGACTAGCTTTCCATTTATTAAATTCTAACCATTCTTTAAATTGATCCTTCGTTACACCAGAATCCATGGCATCTTTTACGAGATTTGCCCAGTCTGGATCAAGGTTTTTTTCTGTATTTTGGTCTTCGTCGTGGAGAAATGTGTTGACGGG is drawn from Bacillus alkalisoli and contains these coding sequences:
- a CDS encoding IS4 family transposase, which translates into the protein MNMLTQETLLRQCLSLLPTENLSCPLFNYHNKKLTTEALIKIFVTAQLDKWSSYNEFSIKMRANKDLMDYIDVDSISSSQLSRRINELDTTILQKLFLKLVGELIYHTKSMTGLPAKIGRLRIVDSTHIKLPAILSEWAHVTKGWTVVKMHTRLIVASPDVNYPDNIVPSNGKVQDHEGGDVLIEVSDATYVMDRGYMDFFRMNEWIKSNIKFVIRIKKDKVVEKVLEEYEVPKGLAVQRDAKVVLGERGKMEPIRIVEYVDEEGNFYKVATNRWDLSSESIAEIYRNRWLIELFFKWIKQSLRLVKVWSTKPQGIWNQMFIAMIAHLLTLIIRLKTDSSKTMLSVLRHIRTYLNQPWEAFISSLEYKTPKTSKGRQKVPERTKKPVEYGNLALIVEEKKKRVKRKIK